From the Vibrio natriegens NBRC 15636 = ATCC 14048 = DSM 759 genome, the window ACTATGAATCTACCCATCGAAAAACGTGGATTCCTTACCTTGGTACTTGCAGCGCTTTCTATATTCGCTCCGTTTGCCACCGATATGTACTTATCTGGTTTTACTTCTATTGCTGCAGATTTGAATACGGATATCTCCAATGTCCAATTTAGCCTTTCGACTTTTTTTATTGGTATGGCATTAGGGCAACTCCTTTATGGTCCTCTCGCGGATAAGTACGGGCGACGCATACCATTAGTCATAGGAATAGTAATATTTATTGTTTCTTCTCTTGCTATAGCTTTAGCGCCAAACATTCAGATGTTTAATGGGTTTCGCTTTATACAAGCGATAGGAGGATGCTCTGGAATGGTGATAAGCCGTGCGATTATTCAAGACGTCTATGATCAGAAAGAATCTGCGCAAGCGTTATCACTAATGATGGTTATTCAAGGAGTTGGACCTATCGTTGCTCCTGTTCTAGGCGCTTATTTACTGCTTAACGGTAGTTGGAACGTCATTTTTTACTTTCTGGCAGGCTTTGGATTACTTTGTCTGGCTCTTACCTATAAATACGTACCTGAATCATTACCAAAAGAACAACGACAAACGCAAAATATGGCGGGCATTTATCAGGGGTTTAAAGCGTTATTAACCGACAAGTCATTCATTTTACCTTCATTGTCAGGTGGGTTGGCCCTCTCTGTTATGTTTTGCTTCATCACAGGTTCTCCAAATATCTTGATGAACATTTATGGTTTATCCCAGCAACACTATAGTTGGGCATTCAGCGGCACTGCGTTATTCATGGTTTTTATGAGCCAATTAAATCGTATGTTGCTGGCAAGGTTTTCACCGCAAGCTATTTTTAATAGCTCTGTATTCATCAGCTCACTAGTCGCTTTGATACTGCTTTTGCTTCGAGATACTGCAAACATTTTTGTGTTTCTGGTTCCGTTAGCGGTATGTGTTGGACTCGTCCCTGTCGTCAGCGCCAACGCCATGGCATTGGCGATGTCTTCTCGAACAAAAGATGCGGGTAGCGCATCATCTCTTATCGGGGTAGTTCAATTCGGGTTAGCCGGAGGCATCAGTGCATTGGTCAGCGTCATGGATAACGGTACCGCTCTCCCCATGACAGCAATGATTCTTACATGCTCTGCTTGTGCGTTCGTTCTAAACCGTCTGCGCTAGAGGAGAAAACAAATATGTGAATACCGATCGATATAGCTCGTCTTGCTCTGCGGGCTATCGAAGTCTCTTAACTGTTTATCAGCAAAAATAACTATATCAAATAGACTTTAAATACACCCTTAATTGCAATTGCCGGAGAAAAATATGGTCAGATCTTTCAAGATCTTTTGGGTTTGTACATTCGCAGCCACGCTTAACTGGCTCTCAATTGGGAACGCCTTAGCGCAGGAGGCGCCCCAGAACGATAATGCGATGGAAGTCGGTGCTCTTACCCTTAAGCGTCAGCTCGTCCCTACTGTGTATAGTCTTCCTGGTAGGACTGTCGCTTATGAGCAAGTCGAAATACGTCCCAGAGTCGATGGTGTAGTTACGAAAGTTGTCTACCAACCTGGCCAAACGTTAAAAATCGGTGAACCTCTTTTTGAATTAGATGATGCAGCTTATGTGGCATCGGTTGAATCATATAAAGCCGATCTTGCGGCTGCCGAAGCAGATTTGCCAGTTAAAAAAGCGGCATATCAAAGGTCTTTAAAACTAAAAGGAAAAGGGTTCACTGCCGCTGAGGTGGAAAGTGCCCAATCGGAACTTGCAGCCGCTCAAGCAACTTATGACTCAGCGAAGAGCAACTTGAAATACGCAACAACTCAGCTTTCCTGGACAAAAATAACCAGCCCGATTCAAGGGAAAGCAGAGGTATCGGAGGTGTCTGCGGGTGATTTGGTCACGGCAGGTCAATCTGACTCTATGACCACGATAACTCGATTAAATCCTATCTACATGGATATGCTAGAAACCTCGTCTAGAATTCTCTCAATAAGACGCAAAATAGACCGTGGAACGTTAATCCCAAACGAAAAAATAAAAGCGAGCCTCATCCTTGATGATGGAGAGGTTTATCAAGGGATAGGTTCTCTAGTTACTGCGAGCGCTACGACGTCTACTTCAACTGGGACCGTCACCATTCGATTTGCATTCGATAACCCTGAAGAGCTGCTACTACCTGGGATGTTTGTTCGAGCATCGGTCGAACTAGGCAAAACAAACGCTTTTTTAATTCCTCAACGTGCGGCGCAGAGAAACAGTGCCGGTGAACTGATGGTATATGTCATTGAAGACGGCAAAGCCAAACAGGTAGAGGTTACCGCTGAAGGTAGCTATCAAAACAATTGGATTGTGACTAAAGGAGTCAAAGAGGGACAAAGCCTTATTCTCGATGGATTAAAAACAATGTCTGATGGTGTATCGGTCGTTCCTGTTCCCGCTGAAGTTGATGAATTCGGTTTAGTGAAAGACAAGCAAACCGATACCAGCGTTGAGCCTTCCTCAAACCAGAACGATACCGTTTCTGAAAATCCAACTAATGAATAGAAGGGTTTATGTCTAGATTCTTTATACATCACCCAGTCTTTGCCTGGGTTATTGCTATTGTCGTGA encodes:
- a CDS encoding multidrug effflux MFS transporter, whose protein sequence is MPSNSNTMNLPIEKRGFLTLVLAALSIFAPFATDMYLSGFTSIAADLNTDISNVQFSLSTFFIGMALGQLLYGPLADKYGRRIPLVIGIVIFIVSSLAIALAPNIQMFNGFRFIQAIGGCSGMVISRAIIQDVYDQKESAQALSLMMVIQGVGPIVAPVLGAYLLLNGSWNVIFYFLAGFGLLCLALTYKYVPESLPKEQRQTQNMAGIYQGFKALLTDKSFILPSLSGGLALSVMFCFITGSPNILMNIYGLSQQHYSWAFSGTALFMVFMSQLNRMLLARFSPQAIFNSSVFISSLVALILLLLRDTANIFVFLVPLAVCVGLVPVVSANAMALAMSSRTKDAGSASSLIGVVQFGLAGGISALVSVMDNGTALPMTAMILTCSACAFVLNRLR
- a CDS encoding efflux RND transporter periplasmic adaptor subunit, with product MVRSFKIFWVCTFAATLNWLSIGNALAQEAPQNDNAMEVGALTLKRQLVPTVYSLPGRTVAYEQVEIRPRVDGVVTKVVYQPGQTLKIGEPLFELDDAAYVASVESYKADLAAAEADLPVKKAAYQRSLKLKGKGFTAAEVESAQSELAAAQATYDSAKSNLKYATTQLSWTKITSPIQGKAEVSEVSAGDLVTAGQSDSMTTITRLNPIYMDMLETSSRILSIRRKIDRGTLIPNEKIKASLILDDGEVYQGIGSLVTASATTSTSTGTVTIRFAFDNPEELLLPGMFVRASVELGKTNAFLIPQRAAQRNSAGELMVYVIEDGKAKQVEVTAEGSYQNNWIVTKGVKEGQSLILDGLKTMSDGVSVVPVPAEVDEFGLVKDKQTDTSVEPSSNQNDTVSENPTNE